From Micromonospora rhizosphaerae, the proteins below share one genomic window:
- a CDS encoding M4 family metallopeptidase: MKLAPRLVALSGTAAAGLIAAGTAAAVQAAPPSPAPDAAQARALAASSAAALVANRPQYLHASPDDAFVQKPVITADGTQYVPYERTYKGLPVTGGDFVLATSATGQLRYASVAQERAIGNLTTTPKLAAAAAEQTARTQLPTVNAVEGTKLVVYTLGSEPALAWETTLTGRDAEGPSRLTVDVDAITGTVLRKQEHIVHGTGTGAWNGPSPLTLNTTFSGSTYSMRDPNVTNQSCQDAATNTTFTGSDDVWGNGTATNKETGCVDALFAAQTEHRMLSQWLGRNGADGNGGAWPIRVGLNDQNAYYDGTQVQIGKNTSGQWIGSIDVVAHEIGHGIDDHTPGGISGNGTQEFVADTFGAATEWFANEPSTYDAPDFLVGEKINLVGSGPIRNMYNPSALGDPNCYSSSIPGTEVHAAAGPGNHWFYLLAMGSNPTNGQPTSPTCNGSTVTGLGIQKAMKIMYNAMLMKTTASSYLKYRTWTLQATKNLYPGSCTEFDTVKAAWNAVSVPAQTGDPTCSTSTTPPPTGTCSGQKLANPGFESGNVSWTATSGVIDSSTGQPAHSGSWKAWLDGYGTTHTDTLSQSVTVPAGCRATLTFWLHIDTAESGSTVYDRLTVQAGGTTLATYSNVNAATGYVQRSFDVSSLAGTTATIKFTGTEDVSLQTSFVVDDTALTLS, from the coding sequence TTGAAGCTCGCACCCCGACTCGTCGCGCTCTCCGGCACCGCCGCGGCCGGCCTGATCGCCGCCGGCACCGCCGCGGCCGTGCAGGCCGCGCCCCCCAGCCCCGCCCCCGACGCCGCCCAGGCCCGCGCGCTCGCCGCCAGCTCGGCGGCCGCGCTGGTCGCCAACCGCCCGCAGTATCTGCACGCCAGCCCCGACGACGCGTTCGTGCAGAAGCCGGTCATCACCGCCGACGGCACCCAGTACGTGCCCTACGAGCGCACCTACAAGGGCCTTCCGGTGACCGGTGGTGACTTCGTCCTCGCGACGAGCGCCACCGGCCAGCTGAGGTACGCCTCCGTCGCCCAGGAGCGGGCCATCGGCAACCTGACCACCACGCCGAAGCTGGCGGCCGCGGCGGCGGAGCAGACCGCCCGCACACAACTACCGACGGTCAACGCCGTCGAGGGCACCAAGCTGGTCGTCTACACCCTGGGCAGCGAGCCGGCCCTGGCGTGGGAGACCACCCTCACCGGCCGGGACGCCGAGGGCCCCAGTCGGCTGACCGTGGACGTGGACGCCATCACCGGCACGGTGTTGCGCAAGCAGGAGCACATCGTGCACGGCACCGGCACCGGCGCGTGGAACGGGCCCAGCCCGCTCACGCTCAACACCACCTTCTCCGGCAGCACGTACTCGATGAGGGACCCGAACGTCACCAACCAGAGCTGCCAGGACGCCGCCACCAACACGACGTTCACCGGCTCGGACGACGTCTGGGGCAACGGCACCGCCACCAACAAGGAGACCGGCTGCGTCGACGCGCTGTTCGCCGCGCAGACCGAGCACCGGATGCTGTCGCAGTGGCTCGGTCGCAACGGCGCCGACGGCAACGGCGGCGCCTGGCCCATCCGGGTCGGGCTGAACGACCAGAACGCCTACTACGACGGCACGCAGGTCCAGATCGGCAAGAACACCTCGGGCCAGTGGATCGGCTCGATCGACGTGGTCGCTCACGAGATCGGGCACGGTATCGACGACCATACCCCCGGTGGCATCTCGGGCAACGGGACCCAGGAGTTCGTCGCCGACACCTTCGGCGCCGCGACCGAGTGGTTCGCCAACGAGCCGTCCACCTACGACGCCCCGGACTTCCTGGTCGGCGAGAAGATCAACCTGGTGGGCAGCGGCCCGATCCGCAACATGTACAACCCGTCGGCCCTCGGCGACCCCAACTGCTACTCCAGCAGCATCCCCGGCACCGAGGTGCACGCGGCGGCCGGCCCGGGCAACCACTGGTTCTACCTGCTGGCCATGGGCAGCAACCCGACCAACGGCCAGCCGACCAGCCCGACCTGCAACGGCAGCACCGTGACCGGACTCGGCATCCAGAAGGCCATGAAGATCATGTACAACGCGATGCTGATGAAGACGACGGCCTCGTCGTACCTGAAGTACCGCACCTGGACGCTGCAGGCGACGAAGAACCTCTACCCGGGTAGCTGCACCGAGTTCGACACGGTCAAGGCGGCCTGGAACGCGGTCAGCGTGCCGGCCCAGACCGGCGACCCGACCTGCAGCACCAGCACCACCCCGCCACCCACCGGCACCTGCTCGGGCCAGAAGCTGGCCAACCCCGGCTTCGAGTCCGGCAACGTGAGCTGGACCGCCACCTCCGGCGTCATCGACAGCTCCACCGGCCAGCCGGCGCACAGCGGCTCGTGGAAGGCGTGGCTCGACGGGTACGGCACGACCCACACCGACACCCTGTCGCAGTCGGTGACCGTCCCGGCGGGCTGCCGGGCCACCCTCACCTTCTGGCTGCACATCGACACGGCCGAGTCGGGCAGCACCGTGTACGACCGGTTGACCGTCCAGGCCGGCGGCACCACGCTGGCCACCTACTCCAACGTCAACGCCGCGACCGGCTACGTCCAGCGGTCCTTCGACGTCTCGTCGCTGGCCGGCACCACCGCCACCATCAAGTTCACCGGCACGGAGGACGTCTCGCTGCAGACCTCCTTCGTCGTCGATGACACCGCGCTCACCCTGAGCTGA